TTTGAACAGCCCGGAAAGCTCAAACAACCGGTAAACACTTTGGTTGACATCGCAGACGACCATTTTGCCGCCTTTGGCCTTAAGCTGTTTATACCGGCCCAATATGACACCCAGACCGGAGCTGTCCATAAACAGGAGATCCTTCAAACTGAGAATGACATGGTCGCAGTTTCCGCGTAAAATCGCTTCTTCCATCTTGAAACGGACCACATCTGCGGTGTGGTGATCCAGTTCCCCCCGCAGCCTGACGATGAGCACGTTGCGGTAATGCTCCAATTCGACCTGCAAGCTCATTATCTTGTTCACTCCTTCGCGAAGCATTGAACTTCGTTGTCGCGGAAGCCGGCCTTGCCCAGTAACCATCCGCATTGGTGTTGAACAAGCATTTCTCCGTTTCCGCCCCGGATTCCTGCCTCGCGACAAAACTAGAAGCAGGACGCTATGAGCTGACAAAAACCGCTAACCTTTCGGGAAAGGACCGACATTAATTACGAGAATAGATTACCGCAGGAGCGTCTGAAGAGCGTCCACCATCCGGCGCGTTCGACCGAAGCCGGAGCATCCACCGTAAATTCGTTCAGCACCTGGTCTCCCTGATAGACAATAAGCTTGCCGATCGGCGCATTGATTTTTACAGGCGCCTTAAGTGAATCGATTTTCAACTCGTAGCGAATATCCTTAACCGAGCTGCCTTTCTTCAACAGTACGCTGTATGAATGTTTGGCCTTGAGCTCCATCTCCGGGATATTCCCCTTCTCGACCTTGACGGTCCCCATCGTTTGCCCTTTGTCGAAAATCGAATGGTTCATATATTGAGCGAATGAAAAATCGAACATTTGAGAAACCTCGGCATTTCTTGTTTTCGTATTCGGCTCGCCCATGACAACGGCGATAACGCGCAAATTGTCGCGGCGCGCCGTTGCCGTCAAACAAAATTTGGCCTCGCTCGTAAAGCCGGTCTTGAGGCCGTCCGCACCGCTGTAAAATCTCACAAGCTTATTTGTATTTACGAGCCAGAACGGTTTCTCGCTCGTTTTGCGCAAATAGTCCTGGTAGAGCCCCGTATATTTCGTAATTTCACTATGCTTAAGCAATTCTCTGGACATCACGGCAATATCATGCGCGGAAGTATAGTGATCGGCAGCCGGAAGTCCGTTACAATTGGCAAAATGAGTATTTTTCAGACCCAGCTCCTGAGCGCGCCTGTTCATCATACCCACAAATTCGGCTTCGGTTCCGGCCAGCTTCTCCGCCATCGCAACGGAGGCGTCGTTGCCTGAAGCAAGCGCGATCCCTTTAAGCATTTCTTCGACTGTCATCTGCTCGCCGGGTTCGAGGAAGATTTGAGAACCGCCCATTGAAGCGGCATATTCGCTTGTCGATACTTTTTCGGTAAGCTGGATGCGCCCTTCGTCGAGCGCTTCCATAATGAGCAGCATCGTCATCACTTTGGTGATGCTTGCGGGAGGCAGCCGGTCGTGGCTGTTTTTCTCGTAAATAATAGTTCCGCTGTCGGCATCCATCAGAATGGCCGATCGTGCGGAGACGGCCAAATTATTTTGGCTGTCCGGAGACTTTATTGCAGACTTTTCTTCTTCCGCGAATACGGCCGTCGGCACCGACAGCACCAATATAGCGGCACAGCATCCAACAATCAGCTGCTTAAATTTGCGGTTCATTCGTGGTGTTCCCCCTCTGTATGATGCCCAGCGGCTGTATCGGCCGCGATTTGGCTAGAATCTTATTCATAGTTTCGACGAATAAGAGTAAAATTATTCCACAATTCCAGAGAAATATGGTTGTTATGCTTCCATCTTCGCGGGTCCGGCGGATTGCGCTCCTACAGTGGTATAGTGAATCCGCGCTGCATCCTCTTATCTGGTTGAAACTGTATTTCGATAGTATCTTCCTAAGCGCTCATGCCAAAAACCCTTGGAATGCTATGTGAAAGCTTGCTCTCCACATAACATTCCAAGGGTATGAGTCAACTATAGCGGACCTGGCTTCAGCCGTATCTGTGAGTGCCGGATTCCGTAACCACGGACTGCAGCAGCGGCGGTAACGACGGCGCTTCGCCGCCGATCGTAAAGGCGCTTCGCACGAGCTCTTCGACCTCACGAACCTTCCTGCTGTCTTCCCGCACATGCAGCAGCACGATAGCTTCTCCGGCTGCGACGCGTTCCCCCGTCTTCCTGCGCATGGTCAAACCGACCGCATGGTCGATCCCGGCATCCTTCGTGGCACGGCCCGCCCCAAGAAGCATCGCCGCCAGCCCCAACTGTTCCGCGTCAATCCGCTGGATGAAGCCGTCCGTTTGCACCGTAACCTCGATTATTACAGGTGCCTGCGGCAGCAGTGCAGGATCGTCGGCAACCGCTGGGTTGCCGCCCTGCGTTTCGACAAACGTGCGGAATTTATCCAACGCTGCGCCTGATGCCAGCTTCTCTCGCACCAAAGCTTCGGCAGCTTCCAGGCTGTCCGCCTGCCCGCCGAGCATCACCATGTGCGCGCCAAGGGCAACACACAGCTCCGTCAGGTCCTTCGGTCCTTGCCCGCGCAGTGTCTCGATCGCTTCCCGCACCTCGAGGGCGTTGCCGATTGCAAACCCGAGCGGCTGGTCCATATCGCTGATAAGCGCGGCGGTCCTCCTGCCGACCTGAGTGCCGATATCGACCATCGCCCGTGCGAGCGCCTCGGACTCCTCCAGCGATTTCATGAAAGCGCCGCTGCCGGTTTTCACATCGAGCACGATTGCATCGGCGCCGGCAGCGATTTTCTTGCTCATTACGGAGCTTGCGATAAGCGGGATCGATTGAACCGTCGCGGTGACGTCCCGCAGTGCGTACAGCTTTTTATCCGCAGGCGTGATATTGCCGCTTTGACCGATTACGGCGAGGCCGATTTCATTCACTTGCGTGAGAAACTGATCCCTCGTAAGCTCTGTCCGAAAGCCTGCAATCGACTCCAGTTTATCTATGGTACCGCCTGTATGACCGAGACCTCTGCCCGACATCTTGGCTACGGGAACACCGCAAGCCGCCACCAGAGGCGCGACGATAAGCGTTGTTTTGTCGCCGACCCCGCCGGTGCTGTGCTTGTCCGCCTTGATCCCGCGGATCGGCGATAAATCGATCTGGTCGCCCGACCGCGCCATAGCCAACGTCAAATCCGCTGTTTCCTTAGCGGTCATCCCGCGAAAGAAAACGGCCATCGCCCAAGCTGACATTTGGTAGTCCGGTATATCTCCTTGAGAATAGCCGTCAATGAGAAAAGAAAGCTCCGCTTCCGATAAGGAACCGCCGTTTCTTTTCTTATGAATGAGATCCACCGCACGCATCTTTCGAGCCTCCTGTAGAATGAGAATCTATTAGTGTCAAGTCGCTTTTGGCCCGAGCGATTTGCTTTTTTCACATTGCGCCTTCAGTATGAGCTGATCCAGCGTCTGGCTTAACAGAATGACTTCGCGGTGCAGAAAGTTCTGCCTCCGCATAGCTGCCGCAACAAGTTGACCTCTCAGCCGTTCAAGCCGGTAATTAGTATGGTTGTCCATGCAAATCCCCACTTTATCTTTATTTATCACGGACATTATACGACGATCACCGGACAAAGAATGTCACAATAGGTCGAAGCGAATATTACATTTTTGTTACAAAAACTGTCGTTAGAGTAGGGGTACGACTCCCTGAATTAGCCCAAGGAATTTTGATTTTACCCGTTCCGTCGTCTCCATTACTTCATCATGGGAGAGCGGCTGATCCAATATGCCCGCAGCCATGTTGCTGATGCAAGAGATACCGAGCACCTCAATCCCGGAATGGCGGGCCGCTATAACCTCCGCCACCGTCGACATCCCGACAGCATCCGCGCCCATGATCCGCATCATGCGGATTTCCGCAGGCGTTTCATAGGAAGGTCCAAGAACGCCAATATAAACCCCTTCACGCAGCGAAAATCCCTGCTTATCCGCGGTTTGCCGCGCCAACTCACGCAAGCGTCTGCTGTACGCCTCAGACATGTCGGGGAAACGGAGGCCCAGCTGGCTGTCGTTCGGTCCGACCAGAGGGCTGCGGCCTGTCAGATTGATATGATCGCTGATCAGCATCAAATTGCCCGGCTCATAGCCGGTATTGATGCCTCCGGCCGCATTCGTAACGACCAGCTTGTTCACTCCTATAGCCTTCATGACGCGCACCGGAAAAGAAGTCAGCTCCGGACCATAGCCCTCATACATATGGAAGCGGCCGCGCATAAGGACGACCGGCCGGCCGGCAAACGTACCGATCATAAGCTCGCCTGCATGCCCTTCCACCGTAGAGACAGGGAAATGCGGAATATCGCGGTACGCAATGGTGACCGCATCGTTTATGTAATCTCCGAGAATGCCGAGACCGGAACCCATGATCAATCCGACTTCCGGTTTCTCTTTCATGCGTGCGGAGATATAGTCCGCCGCCTCGCGTATT
This is a stretch of genomic DNA from Paenibacillus sp. sptzw28. It encodes these proteins:
- the spoIIAA gene encoding anti-sigma F factor antagonist; this translates as MSLQVELEHYRNVLIVRLRGELDHHTADVVRFKMEEAILRGNCDHVILSLKDLLFMDSSGLGVILGRYKQLKAKGGKMVVCDVNQSVYRLFELSGLFKILPIHENERLALTSLEVVS
- a CDS encoding D-alanyl-D-alanine carboxypeptidase family protein; translated protein: MNRKFKQLIVGCCAAILVLSVPTAVFAEEEKSAIKSPDSQNNLAVSARSAILMDADSGTIIYEKNSHDRLPPASITKVMTMLLIMEALDEGRIQLTEKVSTSEYAASMGGSQIFLEPGEQMTVEEMLKGIALASGNDASVAMAEKLAGTEAEFVGMMNRRAQELGLKNTHFANCNGLPAADHYTSAHDIAVMSRELLKHSEITKYTGLYQDYLRKTSEKPFWLVNTNKLVRFYSGADGLKTGFTSEAKFCLTATARRDNLRVIAVVMGEPNTKTRNAEVSQMFDFSFAQYMNHSIFDKGQTMGTVKVEKGNIPEMELKAKHSYSVLLKKGSSVKDIRYELKIDSLKAPVKINAPIGKLIVYQGDQVLNEFTVDAPASVERAGWWTLFRRSCGNLFS
- a CDS encoding pyrimidine-nucleoside phosphorylase, which codes for MRAVDLIHKKRNGGSLSEAELSFLIDGYSQGDIPDYQMSAWAMAVFFRGMTAKETADLTLAMARSGDQIDLSPIRGIKADKHSTGGVGDKTTLIVAPLVAACGVPVAKMSGRGLGHTGGTIDKLESIAGFRTELTRDQFLTQVNEIGLAVIGQSGNITPADKKLYALRDVTATVQSIPLIASSVMSKKIAAGADAIVLDVKTGSGAFMKSLEESEALARAMVDIGTQVGRRTAALISDMDQPLGFAIGNALEVREAIETLRGQGPKDLTELCVALGAHMVMLGGQADSLEAAEALVREKLASGAALDKFRTFVETQGGNPAVADDPALLPQAPVIIEVTVQTDGFIQRIDAEQLGLAAMLLGAGRATKDAGIDHAVGLTMRRKTGERVAAGEAIVLLHVREDSRKVREVEELVRSAFTIGGEAPSLPPLLQSVVTESGTHRYG
- a CDS encoding aspartyl-phosphate phosphatase Spo0E family protein, which produces MDNHTNYRLERLRGQLVAAAMRRQNFLHREVILLSQTLDQLILKAQCEKSKSLGPKAT
- a CDS encoding purine-nucleoside phosphorylase; this translates as MNELTAGQIREAADYISARMKEKPEVGLIMGSGLGILGDYINDAVTIAYRDIPHFPVSTVEGHAGELMIGTFAGRPVVLMRGRFHMYEGYGPELTSFPVRVMKAIGVNKLVVTNAAGGINTGYEPGNLMLISDHINLTGRSPLVGPNDSQLGLRFPDMSEAYSRRLRELARQTADKQGFSLREGVYIGVLGPSYETPAEIRMMRIMGADAVGMSTVAEVIAARHSGIEVLGISCISNMAAGILDQPLSHDEVMETTERVKSKFLGLIQGVVPLL